The nucleotide sequence CAGCGCCCCGCGCTTTAAGCGCCATTCGATGAAGCGGTTGTTGATGAAGTTGACGATCTGGTTGTCGTTGTCCAGGCACGGCCCCACGGCGTAGTTCTTGCCCTGGCCGAAGAGAAAGACGAGGCCGGTGAGGAGCTTTTTGACCACCCGGCCGTCGGCAAGGTCGATGGAGGCTTCCTTGAGCTTGGTCTTGCCCGGTTCTCGGGGGTGGACGGCAAAGGGGAGATCGAAGTCCGGCGGCCCGGCCTCGATGGCCGTGACCTCGATGACGGTCGTGCCGCCGCTGCCGAGGAAATCGCGGAAGTAGCGGCCGAGCTTTTCCGACAGGGCCTGGGAGTTGGTGGCCACGGCCACGGTCACGTCGTCAAAGGTGACTTCCAGACGGTGGGCCAGGGGCGCGGTTTCCAGGACGGGGGCCATAAGCCCGGCGATGGTCGGGGCGCTCATGCGATCTCCCCCAGGACATAGTCGGCGTAGGTGCCGGCCGCGTCCAGGCCGCAAGCGTCGAGGAGTCCCCGGAAGCCGCCGAAGGCCGAGACTTCGTAGATGGCCGCGCCGGATGGGGTTTCCACCACATCCACGCAGGTGAAGGCCATACCCGGGAACAGGTTCTGGGCCTTGCGGGCCAGTTCGATGATCTCGTCCGACGGGTTGTGGGGCACGTAGCGGCCGCCGGTGCGGGTGGTGGTGTCCCAGGAGTTGCCGCTGCCCTGGCGGGCGTAGGTGGCCAGATATTGGCCGCCCAAAAACGACACGCCGAGATCGAGATGCCCGCCGGCGTGGGAGACCATCTGCTGGATGTACATGACCCGGTTGCCGGCGGCCTGGTAGTCGGCGATCTCCTCGTGCATGTCCGGGCCTTCCTCGATGACGGTCATGCCCCGGGCCTTGGAGCTGTACAGCGGCTTGAACACGGCCCGGCCGTAGTCCGAGACGGCGGCGGCGGCTTCGCTGACGTCCTCGGTGACGGTGGTCGGCGGCATGGGGATGCCGCCCCGGCGCAGCACGGCCGTGCCGCTTAGGCGGTCAATGAGCCGAAACATGCTGTCCGGGTTGGAAAACACCGGCAGCCCGCCGGAATGGAGAAAACGCAGGATCTCCATGCGGTCCAGGGCGTCGGGGGTATAGGACGGGGCGATTTTCTTGACGATGATACCGTCAAGTTCCGTCAGGTCGTTGTCCTTGTAAAAGGCCTTGCCCGTTTCCAGATCCAGGCGCACCTCGGCCATGTCGATGCACAGGCGATAGCCGGTGCGGGCTTCCAGGGCGTCCAGCAAACGCAGGGTGGACCAGCCGCCGGGGATGCCCACCACGCCAATCTTTTTCATGTTTTTCTCCATGGTTGCAGGCAGGTTGTCTAGTAGCACAAAGCGTCGATGGGCAGCTTGAAGTCGGCCGGGTCGCCGGCATGGGCGGCCACGTGCTGCAGCAAAAAGACGCCTCGGTTAAACATGAGCCGGGCGAAACGTTCGCTCAGTTCGAATCGGGTCGAGGTCATAAGCGACCGGCCAAGGCCCAGGGCCAGCCGGATGTCGAAGGTCGTATCCCCATGCTTGGCGGCAAAAGCGGCGGCGAAGCGGCGCATCTCCAGGATGACGGCGGAAAGGACGCTTCGCCGGGCCTTGTCGAAGATGGGCAGGCGGAAGTTGGAGACCATGTAGACCGAGACGTCCTGCACCAGGTCGGCGTCGGCCGAGCGGTGCAGGTCGATGTAGTGGATGCGGTTCTCGGCCGGATCGTAGAGGATGTTGTTGGTGTTGTAGTCGCCGTGGATCAGCACGGTGTAGGGCGCGGCAAGGGTGCGCTCCACGGCCTCGGCGGCGTCGACAATTTCGTCCAGGGACGGCAGGGGATAGGAGCCGATGGCCTTGGGCTTGACCCGAAAGCCCGGGTGCACGGCGAGCACCTCGGGCAGGCGGGCGCGCAGTTGCTTGCTGTAGCCGGTGGGCTGGGGGCCGGGGGTCAGGGTCTTTTCCCAGAGTTCCCCGGCGGCGGCGCACTGGGCGGCCACGGCCCGGGAGAGCAGCTTGAGGTCGCCGGAAAGGGACAGGTCCTGGATGGTCTGGCCGGGCAAGAGCTCAATGAGCATGGAACTGGTCTTTTCCCCTTCGCGAAAGGCCTCCAGGTGCGGGGCCAGACCCGGCATCAGGGACTCCCAGCGGGCGAAGTTGGCGGCTTCCTGGCGCAGCTTGCCGGTGTCGCCGTCCTTGAAGATGACTTCCTTGTGGCAGTCGCCTTCGCCGCCGCGTTCCTGAATCCGGCCGATGCGGCAGCCCGAGCGGGTGCCCCAGATGGAGGCGAATTCCACGTCGGACAGCGGGTTTTCGTGGCCGGCGGCGGTCAGGATGTCGTTTAAGGCGGTGAACTGGCGGATTTTGAATTTGTCGCCGGTGATGGCGAAGATGGCTGCCTCGCCGATGTTGAGCAGGGCGTCGCCCATGCGTTCGAGGTAGCGGAAGATAAACAGGGTGGTGAGCAGATCGCCGGTGTTGAAGCCCGTGCGCAGTTCGTCGCGGATGCGGTCGAACTCCTGCTTGTAGAGCCGGTCGAGATGCAGCTCGCAACGGCAGATTTTGAGCGCCGCGGACATGTCGCGCTCCAGCACCGCCTTGGGCATCCAGCCCAGGGCATTTTGGATTTCCTGGAAAAACGGCTTGTAGGCGTAGCGCAGCAAGCACCCCGGGTCGTCGTAGTGGCGCGTTTGGCGTACCACGTTGACGGCATGGTCGCCCACCCGTTCGAGGTTGCTGCCGATGATGTGAAATGCCCGGATGCGGGCCACTTCCGGGGCGGTGGGCCGGGTTTCGCCGTGCAGGGTGGCGAAACAGGCGTTTTCGATGACGCTTTTCAAGTTGTCGATATAGTCGTCGCGGGCCTCGATCTTGGCGATGGCCTTTTCGTCACGGTGCTTGAGGACTTCGATGGTCCCGGCGATCTGTCGCTCGATCTCCACGAGCAGGAATTTGAAATTGCGCTCGATCTCAAGCATCGTCTTCGTCCCGGGCGGTGATTAAAAGCGGCGCGGAACATTCCTGTTCGCGCTCCTTCCAGCGGAAGGTCAACTTGAGTTTGCGGTCCTCGCCCTTGGCCTTGCCTTCCACGGTGACGGCCACCAGCCCCTTGGGGATAAGGCGCAGCACGTCCTCGCCCTGGGACAGGGTGATCTCGCCGGAGGCGAAACCGTCGCGCACGGCCTCCAGATAGGCGGCGATGACGTCGGGCTGCTGCAATCCGTCGTATTTGAAAAGCTTGTTCACGCACTTCCTCCTTGGCGGCCCGGGGAGACGATCCGGGCGCGTCCCTGGCTGTAGCACCCGATTATGAAGAAAAGGTGAAGCCCGGCTTGTTTTTTTGCACAGCGGCCGGGTTTTCCCACGCCGCGCGTTCGTCATGGGAGACTCACGCAACCTTCATCGGTTTGGCCTGTACGCGGCCGGCCCGATTGGGCTAGTGTCGCGTCCGCGACAAGCGCCTCTGGCGTTTCCCGGGCAACGATGAAAACCACCATTTTTTCTTAAAAAATACGCCCGTATTTTTTAAGGGAAGCGACAAAAGGGGCAGGCACGGAGGAGGCCATGAGTCAGGAAGCCATCGATCAATTTCTGGCCTGGTTGCAGGCCGACAAGGACCGGCTGCTGCTGGTCGGCGGCCTGCCGCTCTCCGAGTTGGTGGCCCACGCCGCCGCCCACGGGTTTATTTTCACCGTGGAGGAACTCAAGGCCAGGCAGGCCCTGGTGCATCTGTTGGAAGGCACCTAGCGTCGCGCCCCCCTCTCCGAAATAAATATGTTGGTATTTTGGGGGAGTGCAATGGTTTTTCGCTTGTTGCCGGCAAAACGCTCGCTGCTTTTTTCAAGGATACGCCACGCGGAGGGGCGGTTTGGTCGCCGCTCGCGCCCGCTTTCCCCCACCCGCACCGGAGTACGGCATGTTGCAGTCCCTTGCCAGCCTTGACGGCCATACCCTGATCCTGTTGTGCCTGTCCCTGGGCATCGCCCTGGCCTTTGAATTCGTCAACGGCTTTCACGACACGGCCAACGCCGTGGCCACGGTGATCTACACCAAGGCGCTACGGGCCACCACGGCCGTCGTCCTGTCGGGCATCTGCAATTTTCTCGGTGTGCTGCTTGGCGGCATCGCCGTGGCCTATTCCATCGTCCATCTGCTGCCGGTGGACCTGCTCGTGTCGGTCAACTCCAACCTTGGGTTGGCCATGGTCTTTTCCCTGCTCGTCTCGGCCATCCTGTGGAACTTCGGCACCTGGTACCTGGGGCTGCCGGCGTCGAGCTCGCACACGCTCATCGGCGCGATCCTGGGCGTGGGCTTGGCCAACGCCGTGCGCGAAGGGCTGCCGGCCGGGGCCGGGGTCAACTGGCACAAGGCCATCGAAGTTGGCTTGTCGCTTTTTATCTCGCCCATCATCGGCTTTGTCCTGGCCGGTGGGCTGCTGCTTTTGCTGCAACGACTCCTCAAAAATCCGGCCCTGCACCGGCCGCCCCAGGGCGACGCGCCGCCGCCGCCGGCCATGCGGGCGGCGCTGATCCTCTCGGGCTTGGGCGTGAGCCTGGCCCATGGCTCCAACGACGG is from Solidesulfovibrio magneticus RS-1 and encodes:
- a CDS encoding phosphate signaling complex PhoU family protein; this translates as MLEIERNFKFLLVEIERQIAGTIEVLKHRDEKAIAKIEARDDYIDNLKSVIENACFATLHGETRPTAPEVARIRAFHIIGSNLERVGDHAVNVVRQTRHYDDPGCLLRYAYKPFFQEIQNALGWMPKAVLERDMSAALKICRCELHLDRLYKQEFDRIRDELRTGFNTGDLLTTLFIFRYLERMGDALLNIGEAAIFAITGDKFKIRQFTALNDILTAAGHENPLSDVEFASIWGTRSGCRIGRIQERGGEGDCHKEVIFKDGDTGKLRQEAANFARWESLMPGLAPHLEAFREGEKTSSMLIELLPGQTIQDLSLSGDLKLLSRAVAAQCAAAGELWEKTLTPGPQPTGYSKQLRARLPEVLAVHPGFRVKPKAIGSYPLPSLDEIVDAAEAVERTLAAPYTVLIHGDYNTNNILYDPAENRIHYIDLHRSADADLVQDVSVYMVSNFRLPIFDKARRSVLSAVILEMRRFAAAFAAKHGDTTFDIRLALGLGRSLMTSTRFELSERFARLMFNRGVFLLQHVAAHAGDPADFKLPIDALCY
- a CDS encoding GAK system ATP-grasp enzyme; translated protein: MKKIGVVGIPGGWSTLRLLDALEARTGYRLCIDMAEVRLDLETGKAFYKDNDLTELDGIIVKKIAPSYTPDALDRMEILRFLHSGGLPVFSNPDSMFRLIDRLSGTAVLRRGGIPMPPTTVTEDVSEAAAAVSDYGRAVFKPLYSSKARGMTVIEEGPDMHEEIADYQAAGNRVMYIQQMVSHAGGHLDLGVSFLGGQYLATYARQGSGNSWDTTTRTGGRYVPHNPSDEIIELARKAQNLFPGMAFTCVDVVETPSGAAIYEVSAFGGFRGLLDACGLDAAGTYADYVLGEIA
- a CDS encoding amphi-Trp domain-containing protein, with amino-acid sequence MNKLFKYDGLQQPDVIAAYLEAVRDGFASGEITLSQGEDVLRLIPKGLVAVTVEGKAKGEDRKLKLTFRWKEREQECSAPLLITARDEDDA
- a CDS encoding Nif11-like leader peptide family natural product precursor, whose translation is MSQEAIDQFLAWLQADKDRLLLVGGLPLSELVAHAAAHGFIFTVEELKARQALVHLLEGT